In Candidatus Methanomethylicota archaeon, the genomic stretch TCCACTAGAAATCCATCCCTAAACCTTCTACCCCTAATCACTAGGAATATCTCCCTTGGATGCATATCCTTAGCATAAGCTAAAAGGGAAAGCAATGTATCCCTATCAAAATACAATTTCAACAATATCACCACAATCAATCAAGATTAAATATTGTGATATGAAAACATAATGGAAATTGAGAGTTTAAACCTATTGTTAAGTGAAGGAAAATTTAATGTGAATTGCAAGGTAGATATTAATGTTGGTGATCTGCAATTGGGCGGTAGAAGAGCTTCAACAATAATAATTGCCATAATGATTTTAGGGTTACTAAACACTCTAAACGTCAATGTTAGAGGGCAAACAACAACATACTACGCAGATAAAATGAAATTCCCAACGCATGGAGTTCCAGAACCAGTTTTAGATGGTGGGATATTCAATGTAACTGTGAAAATGGATTCAAGTATAAAATGGGTTAGAGCTGAAGTATACAATGAAACTCACAGGTTAATTGCAGATATCGTGAAAGCCAACTACGATTCAAGGAGTGGAGTTTGGCAATTGAGTTTCAAACTACCAAGAGGGTTTGCTGAAGGGGCATACGATCTAGACGTAATTTACGAGGGAGGGAGAATATCTCAACCAAGAAGTCTATGGATAATGCCCAAATGGCCTGAGAAGCTGGATATACTGGCATGTGGAGATGTTAAACCTGAGGGGCTTCCATACCTTTGGGAAATGGTTTACGAAGCGAACATAATAAACCCAGACTTAATAATATTCTTAGGGGATCTAGTAAACGTTCCAACAGTCTCAAGCCAATGGATCCAATTCCTAGAACCATACATGCTATTCAAAGATCCAGTATATGTTACAGCTGGAAATCATGAGTATGGAGATATAGGTAACGCCATTGAATATGAGAGGATAGTGGGTCCATTAAACTATACAGTCACCGTGGGGAAATTCCTACTCGTAAGTTTAGATACCGATAAAGATGGATGGATAAGGATGGAGAGATTGAGATGGCTTGAAAATGTACTTAAAGCCAACATTGATAAAACTAAGATCATATTCTTCCACTTCCCACTATTCACTGAGAAATTGAAGGAGTGGGGTGTAGGCTACATAAACATTACATCATGGACAGATATAGACAAATACATAGCTAAAGGATATCTATATGGTGACCCATCAGACTACCTCTCATGGAAGGGGCATCCAAATGAGGCAAGAGAACTATTCAGATTAATAGTGGAGTATGATGTTAGATTAATATTATCGGAACACATACACTCAGACTTAAACGTCATAGTCTATAATGAAGCAACTGGGAAGAAGCATTACTTCATAACTCCAGCAGCACTAGCCTACGATATACCAAACTACGATATAAGAGGATTCAAATTGATAAGAATCTACTCCAATGGAACAGTGGATGAAAATACATTATACAATCCTGGAACTGGATTATTCAAATACCCAAATTCAATACCAATAGATTCTGGAACCACAACATCATACAGACCAAAAACACCCTATAGACTTGGATTCCTAGAATACTATTACACACCATCAAACAATGGATCATCACATGCAGTATCACTTGCCATAATAAATGATTTGAACATAACAATAGAGAACCCGAGAATCATATTTAGAGTTCCAGCAGACAAGCCAATATCAGATTACAATTGGCATCCATACAAACCTCAATTCAAATATATTGAGAAGGGTGGCGTATACCATGTAATGCTAACAAACATAACAATACCAGCAAAAAGCAGAATATACTTCACAATTGAATGCATGAAAGATGAGGATACACCACAAGTGAAGTTTGTGAATCCACCGCAAAGCATTGAGAAGAATAAGTGGGTGAAGGTTACATTGGAAGCTTATGATGGTGGGTGGGGTGTAAAGAGGGTGGAAGTTAAATACAATGCCACCAGCGATAAATGGACATCTGCACCAATAATGGATTTAATTAAAGCTGAAGGTGGAAAGGTAGTGTACGATGTGTGGATACAGCCAATACCAGTAGATCAAATTATGACTTTAAAAGCCATGGTTGAAGACTTCTCAGGTAAAACTTATGAAACATCCATAAACATAGTGGTTGGTCAACCAAAACCAAAATACACATTAAAGATAATTTCAACACCAATAGAGGGGGTTACAATACAGATAAATGGTACAAGTGTAACCACACCATACACAGCCACACTGGAACAAGCAAAATATATAGTGACAATACCACAAGAAGTTACAGTGGCTGGAAAGCAATATAGGTTTGATAAATGGAGTGATGGGTCAACTCAAACCACAAGAACAATAACATTAAATCAAGACCAAACATTAACCATAAATTACGTGGCAATCGAACAACAACCATTAATGGGACAGACAACCATCATAGCAGCCTCAATAGCCATAATAGCGATAATAGCAATTGCCATTATAATCACTAAAATGAAACGTAAAACTTAAATTCCAAACTACACCATTTCTTTTCTCTCCATTT encodes the following:
- a CDS encoding metallophosphoesterase; the protein is MEIESLNLLLSEGKFNVNCKVDINVGDLQLGGRRASTIIIAIMILGLLNTLNVNVRGQTTTYYADKMKFPTHGVPEPVLDGGIFNVTVKMDSSIKWVRAEVYNETHRLIADIVKANYDSRSGVWQLSFKLPRGFAEGAYDLDVIYEGGRISQPRSLWIMPKWPEKLDILACGDVKPEGLPYLWEMVYEANIINPDLIIFLGDLVNVPTVSSQWIQFLEPYMLFKDPVYVTAGNHEYGDIGNAIEYERIVGPLNYTVTVGKFLLVSLDTDKDGWIRMERLRWLENVLKANIDKTKIIFFHFPLFTEKLKEWGVGYINITSWTDIDKYIAKGYLYGDPSDYLSWKGHPNEARELFRLIVEYDVRLILSEHIHSDLNVIVYNEATGKKHYFITPAALAYDIPNYDIRGFKLIRIYSNGTVDENTLYNPGTGLFKYPNSIPIDSGTTTSYRPKTPYRLGFLEYYYTPSNNGSSHAVSLAIINDLNITIENPRIIFRVPADKPISDYNWHPYKPQFKYIEKGGVYHVMLTNITIPAKSRIYFTIECMKDEDTPQVKFVNPPQSIEKNKWVKVTLEAYDGGWGVKRVEVKYNATSDKWTSAPIMDLIKAEGGKVVYDVWIQPIPVDQIMTLKAMVEDFSGKTYETSINIVVGQPKPKYTLKIISTPIEGVTIQINGTSVTTPYTATLEQAKYIVTIPQEVTVAGKQYRFDKWSDGSTQTTRTITLNQDQTLTINYVAIEQQPLMGQTTIIAASIAIIAIIAIAIIITKMKRKT